A portion of the Perognathus longimembris pacificus isolate PPM17 chromosome 20, ASM2315922v1, whole genome shotgun sequence genome contains these proteins:
- the LOC125368208 gene encoding ral guanine nucleotide dissociation stimulator-like, translated as MLEKMVNLLVPLHQKEDPFFVPAFLLTYRRFTTTGQVLDLLFNRYAHFQPNSEEDEQVKNTLCSMLAMWLDRYPDDFCQSKDLDNLNKLMAYVQLHMPSSDLVMRGYLLLTQLEEQDSKKADQDGEHSLDPGLHTAPAPEVKAEDGSGMAADVAPEPAASPAAQEDLVPPQDSVPHIVVVQYVPSVTICEDLISSDCVLVHNQLYIKHNLTALCKYIIESVKENNYKFC; from the exons ATGCTGGAGAAGATGGTCAACCTCCTGGTACCTCTCCACCAGAAGGAGGATCCCTTCTTTGTGCCAGCCTTCCTGTTGACTTACAGAAGGTTTACCACAACTGGGCAAGTGTTGGACCTTCTTTTTAATAG GTATGCACATTTCCAACCTAACAGTGAGGAGGATGAGCAAGTAAAGAA CACCCTGTGTTCCATGCTCGCCATGTGGCTGGACAGATATCCTGACGATTTCTGCCAGTCCAAGGACCTGGACAACCTGAACAAGTTGATGGCCTACGTGCAGCTCCACATGCCCTCCTCAGACCTCGTAATGCGTGGATACCTCCTCCTCACCCAGCTGGAGGAGCAGGACAGCAAGAAGGCTGACCAAGACGGAGAGCATTCCTTAG ATCCTGGGCTGCACACAGCACCTGCTCCTGAGGTCAAGGCCGAGGACGGGTCCGGGATGGCAGCAGATGTGGCACCGGAACCCGCTGCTTCACCTGCCGCACAAGAAGACCTGGTGCCTCCACAGGACTCTGTGCCCCACATCGTGGTAGTGCAGTATGTGCCCTCTGT GACGATATGTGAAGACCTTATCAGTAGTGATTGTGTACTTGTTCACAATCAACTCTACATTAAACACAACCTGACTGCATTGTGCAAATACATCATTGAAAGTGTCAAGGAAAATAACTATAAATTCTGTTGA